The DNA sequence ACCAAGCCCAGCCCGAGGCCGGAGAATAGGAAAAACAGAAAGATCACGGTGAGCGACAGGGAGCCGTTTCGGCCTCCTGCCTCGGCCCGGGCCGGATTATTCCGGGTCCGAGCCGGCGAACGCAAGATTCTTGGCGAAGACCGTCGCTGCATAAGGGGCCTCCTCGCTGCCGGCCAACCGAATCTCGAGTCTGATGATTCTCGCCGCGGCGTCGAAACGACAGGCGAAGCCCGCCACTTCCTCGATCAGCGGCTGGGCCGCGCCGGCATTGACCCGCCGCCGCAGAACCCGATCCTCCCCGTCCCAGAAGATCTCGGTGTTTCTGATCAGCAAAAGGACGGTGTCGCCGGCCCGGCAGCCTTGCGAAAGGGGGGAATAAAGCACGATCCCCCCGGTTTGAACGGCGGCAATGGTTCCCGTCTCGGCATGATCGGGGGAGAAGAGGCAGATTCGCCGTCCCGCGGCTAAATCTCGGGTCTCGGCCAGGGCCAGGAATGTTTCTCCGGCCGCCGAATCGGCGCTTAGCGGGATCTCTTTCTCCAAGCAGGAGATGACGAAACTCGTCACTCCGGCCGAGAGGCTTTCGATGATCCCAAACCTCGCCGGACCGGACAAACCTAGGCCGGCCTCCCGCAGATCGGATCGAGCTTTATCCAGTCCCGCGCGCGCCCGTTCGTCCTTTTCCTGGGCAGCGCTCATTCGAAAAAAGACGCGCCGACCTGACGAAAAGACCTCGATGCTCCCCAGCGTCATCAATGACAGGAGGCAAAGGGAGAGCAGCGCCTCGATCATCGTCAAGCCGCGCCTATTCATTCAAAACCCCAGCTCCGGACTGACGAATAGCGGGATGCGCAGAGCGACCCGGTCGGACGATCCGGCCGGAGAGATGCGGACTTCGATCAGGCGAGGGAATCTCGCGCTTGCGTCAACCGTCCAGGAGATCAGATACTGCCGGTTGCCGCGTCCGGCCGCCGAAGCCGAACCGTCCACAAAGGGTAAGCCCATACCCTCGGAGCTCGCCGTCGTCTCCGCGCGTAATTCCTCCAGCCGGGCCCTGACCAGGTCTGTCATCTCCATCCCGGCCCGCGCCCGCCCTTGGACGCGAAGAGCCAGGACGAGCATTTCGGCCGTCCCGATCATCAGGAAACAGGCCAGGCTCATGGTGACAATGACTTCGATCAGGCTGAATCCGGGCTTGGCGCCGTCGCGTTTATGATCGTCCGTGGCGTTCATGTCTGTCGTTTCTGTCGTTGCGAGCGCCCGAAGGGCGTGTGGCAATCTCTCCTGACAAAGGCGTCGAAGGGAGCGAAGCAATCTCTTGAGGTCCCCGCGCACGGCTTCCAGCCGCGCTCGGGACGACGATCCATATCCTTTGTCGTCACGAGCCTGCTTCGCCGACCCTCTCAACCCTATTGCGAAATCCGTGCCGGGCTTTGAAACGGCGTTTTTCTTAGGAAAAACGGTGTTTTCAGCGCCGCGGCGACAACGGCCGGCGTCTCGA is a window from the Candidatus Aminicenantes bacterium genome containing:
- a CDS encoding prepilin-type N-terminal cleavage/methylation domain-containing protein — encoded protein: MNATDDHKRDGAKPGFSLIEVIVTMSLACFLMIGTAEMLVLALRVQGRARAGMEMTDLVRARLEELRAETTASSEGMGLPFVDGSASAAGRGNRQYLISWTVDASARFPRLIEVRISPAGSSDRVALRIPLFVSPELGF